The sequence AAATGGCCTTGGTGTCCATGGGGGATGCTCCTCCTGAAATCCCGGTCGGGTGGTCGTTCGCACCCTGGTCAGAAAACGGCCCGCCCCATCGGCCCCCAATCGGGACATGGGCCTTGGCGGGGGCGGGCCGGATCGGTGTGGTTACAGCGCGTTGATCGGCACCTTGAGCATCGGGTTGCCGTCCTTGTCGGTCGGCACCTCGCCCGCGCGCATGTTCACCTGCAGCGAGGGGATGATCAGCCTGGGCATGTCGAGTTGCGCGTCACGCTCGGTCCGGAACTTGACGAAATCCTCTTTCGACTTGCCGCCGCCGACATGGATGTTGAATTCCTTTTCCTCGGCGACGGTGGTCTCCCACTTGATGTCGCGGCCGTTCGGGCCGTAATCGTGGCACATGAACAGGCGCGTGTTGTCGGGCAGGGCCAGCACCTTGTGGATCGACTCGTACAGCGTTTCGGCCGAGCCGCCGGGGAAATCGCAACGCGCCGAGCCGCCGTCGGGCATGAACAGCGTGTCGCCGACAAAAGCCGCATCGCCCATCACGTGCGTCATGCAGGCCGGCGTGTGACCGGGCGTGTAGATCGCAAAGGCGCGCATGCCGCCGATCTCGTAGGTGTCGCCATCCTGAAACAGGGCGTCGAATTGCGACCCGTCGCGCTGGAACTCGGTCCCTTCGTTGAACACCTTGCCGAAGACGTTCTGCACGGTGACGATGTTCTCGCCGATGCCGATCTTGCCGCCCAGTTTTTCCTGGATGTAGGGCGCGGCCGACAGGTGGTCGGCGTGGACATGCGTTTCGATCAGCCAGTCGACGGTCAGGCCCTTGTCCTTGACGAAGGCGATGATCGCGTCGGCATTGTCATAGCTGATGCGGCCGGCGGCATAGTCGATATCCATCACCGAGTCGACGATCGCGCAGCTGGTCGAGTTGGGGTCCTTCACCACGTAGGAAATCGTGTTGGTGGCGGGGTCGAAGAAGGGTTCGACCTCGGGGCGGACGTTCATGTTAACGGGATAGTCGGTCATGTGGGGTCTCCTCCGAAAGATGTCGGTCTCGTCATGCGCCGGTCGTGGCGGCAGACGAATTGCGGTTGCGCAGCCGGGCCTGCAGGCCCCTGGCCACGAAGATGCCCGCCAAGAGGGCTGCGGTGAACAGGATGACCTCGATACGGCCGGTCCCGAGGGCGGGCAGGGCGCCGCCGGGGCAGAAGCCCGCGATGCCCCAGCCGACCCCGAAGAGCGCCGAGCCGCCGATCAGCCGGGCGTCGAGCCTGGTCGCCGTGGGCAACTGGAACCGACCCTCGAAGATCGGGCGCGGGCGCGGCAGAACCAGGCGATAGCCGAAGAAGGCCACCGTCACGGCACCGCCCATCACGAAGATCAGGCTGGGGTCCCAGATGCCGAAGAAGTCAAAGAAGTTCAGAACCTTGGCAGGGTTGGCCATGCCCGAGATCACGATCCCGATGCCAAAGACAAGGCCGATCAGGTAGATCGAGAGAATACGCAGAAAGCCCATGTCGCTTATCCTCCGAACACGTGACGAATGACATAGACGGTGGCCGCCGTGGTCACCATGAAGCTGAGCGTCGCCACGATCGAGCGCTTGGACAGGCGCGCCATCCCGCAGACGCCGTGCCCGGACGTGCAGCCCGAGCCGAAGGTCACGCCGACGCCGACGATGAAGCCGCCGATCAGCAGCATCGGGGTCGAGACCGGCACTTCGATCGGGGGCATCTCGCCGGTGACGGCCAGATAGGCGACGGGGCCCGTGACCATGCCGGCCAGAAGGGCCGCGCGCCAGCCGAAGTCATAGACCGAGGCCGGGGCCAGAAGGCCGGCCAGAATGCCGGTTGCGCCCATCACGCGGCCAAGGGTCCACATCAGCAAAACCGCGGCCAGCCCGATAAGGACGCCGCCGGCCAGCGATTGAAAGGGGGTGAATGCTGTTTCGATCATGCCTCGTTTCCTGAGTGATTCTGCGTCATGCCTGCATTTTCCCAATGCAAGCAGTGTCTTGCAGAAAGGGTATCCTGTTCGCATTCCAAGGCATACCGAAACGGCGCGTGCGGTTCAGTGACGTAGTCACACTGGCCGCGCGAATGTCGCGATCGGGAGAAACGGCTGCCGATCCGTGGCAGGTCGACGGCATCGGGTGTGTCCCTTTCCTGGCGCCGGTCGCACGCCGTGCGCGGCCTTGTGACGAGAACGCGCCTTGTTGCGCGTGCAGGGGGCCGCTAGCGTCCGGTCAGGATTTCACGCCAGCCCGCCCGACCGGGCCGGTGGCCCCGCGCATGGGATAGTGACGCAGATGAGTGATGATCGTGACCGCCTGACCTTCCGCGACGATCCAGGCGCCTCGCGCTCGGTCTGGGTGGCCGCCGCGCTGGTGGTGGTCATCGTGGCGTGGATGGGCAGTGGCATCGTGTTTCCCGCAACCGAGGAGAGCGCAGCAGCGCCGGTGGCCGGCCCCGCGCCTGTCGCCGTCACCGTCGAGACCGTGGTGCCCGAGCCTGTGACGCTGTTCTTCCAGGCCGAGGGGCAGGCCCTGCCGGATCGCGATACTGCCATCCGGGCCGAGGGCTCGGGCGATGTGGCCGAGGTTCTGGTGACCCGCGGGGCGTTCGTGGAGGGCGGCGCGGTGATCGCACGGCTGTCGGCGCGGCGGGCCGAGGCCGATCTGAACCGCGCGCGCGAGGAACTGGCGCGCGCGCAACGCGAATTCGACAACGCGACCGAGTTGCTGGAGCGCGGCGTGGGCACGGTGGACCGGGTCGCAGAGGCCCAGGCCGTGCTTGCCGCCGCGGCGGCGGCGGCGACCGCGGCCGAAGAGGCGATCGAGGCGCTGGACATCACCGCGCCCTTTGCCGGTCGGCTGGAAACCCTGTCGCTGGACGCGGGCGAATTCGTCCAGGCCGGGGCCGAGGTCGGGCGCGTTGTCGACAACCGCCCGCTAACCGTCGCCATCCAGGTCCCCCAGCAGCAGTTGCGCCGCATCCGGGACGGGCAGGTGGCGACGGTGCGCTTCATCACCGGCGAAGAGGTCGAGGGGCGGGTGACCTTTGTCGGCACGTCGGCCAATCCCGAGACGCGCACCTTCCTGGCCGAGATCGAGGTGCCGAACGAAGATGGCGCCATCCCCGCCGGTATTTCGGCCGAGGTTCGCATTCCGACCGGCACCCGGGAGGCGCATTTCATCCAGCCGTCCACCGTTTCGCTCAGCCCCGAGGGGCAGTTGGGCGTCAAGACGGTGGATGAAGCCGATCGCGTCGTGTTCCACCCCATCGAGATCGTGCGCGCCGAGATTGCCGGCGTCTACGTGGTCGGCCTGCCGCAGACCGCGCGGGTCATCACGATCGGGCAGGGCTATGTGCGCGACGGCGATCCGGTCCGCGCCCTGCCGGCGTCGCCGGACACGGGGGCGACGGCGGGCGATGCCGGGGGCGATCGATGACCGCGGTGATCGACGCGGCCTTCTCGCGCACCAAGGTCGTGATGATGGCCCTGGTCATGATCCTGACGGTCGGCATCTATGCCTATTCCGCCATCCCCAAGGAGGCGACCCCCGA comes from Roseibacterium elongatum DSM 19469 and encodes:
- a CDS encoding YeeE/YedE family protein; translated protein: MRTGYPFCKTLLALGKCRHDAESLRKRGMIETAFTPFQSLAGGVLIGLAAVLLMWTLGRVMGATGILAGLLAPASVYDFGWRAALLAGMVTGPVAYLAVTGEMPPIEVPVSTPMLLIGGFIVGVGVTFGSGCTSGHGVCGMARLSKRSIVATLSFMVTTAATVYVIRHVFGG
- a CDS encoding DUF6691 family protein; translated protein: MRILSIYLIGLVFGIGIVISGMANPAKVLNFFDFFGIWDPSLIFVMGGAVTVAFFGYRLVLPRPRPIFEGRFQLPTATRLDARLIGGSALFGVGWGIAGFCPGGALPALGTGRIEVILFTAALLAGIFVARGLQARLRNRNSSAATTGA
- a CDS encoding MBL fold metallo-hydrolase, translating into MTDYPVNMNVRPEVEPFFDPATNTISYVVKDPNSTSCAIVDSVMDIDYAAGRISYDNADAIIAFVKDKGLTVDWLIETHVHADHLSAAPYIQEKLGGKIGIGENIVTVQNVFGKVFNEGTEFQRDGSQFDALFQDGDTYEIGGMRAFAIYTPGHTPACMTHVMGDAAFVGDTLFMPDGGSARCDFPGGSAETLYESIHKVLALPDNTRLFMCHDYGPNGRDIKWETTVAEEKEFNIHVGGGKSKEDFVKFRTERDAQLDMPRLIIPSLQVNMRAGEVPTDKDGNPMLKVPINAL
- a CDS encoding efflux RND transporter periplasmic adaptor subunit; this translates as MSDDRDRLTFRDDPGASRSVWVAAALVVVIVAWMGSGIVFPATEESAAAPVAGPAPVAVTVETVVPEPVTLFFQAEGQALPDRDTAIRAEGSGDVAEVLVTRGAFVEGGAVIARLSARRAEADLNRAREELARAQREFDNATELLERGVGTVDRVAEAQAVLAAAAAAATAAEEAIEALDITAPFAGRLETLSLDAGEFVQAGAEVGRVVDNRPLTVAIQVPQQQLRRIRDGQVATVRFITGEEVEGRVTFVGTSANPETRTFLAEIEVPNEDGAIPAGISAEVRIPTGTREAHFIQPSTVSLSPEGQLGVKTVDEADRVVFHPIEIVRAEIAGVYVVGLPQTARVITIGQGYVRDGDPVRALPASPDTGATAGDAGGDR